A genome region from Eremothecium cymbalariae DBVPG#7215 chromosome 4, complete sequence includes the following:
- the ARD1 gene encoding peptide alpha-N-acetyltransferase complex A subunit ARD1 (similar to Ashbya gossypii AFR409W), with amino-acid sequence MPVNIRRATIEDIICMQNANLHNLPENYMLKYYMYHILSWPEASIVATTTDDFHSELDNLVEDGYDLQRPVDGPRVKLDPTYVANGEKLVGYVLAKMNDDPESQSEPPNGHITSLSVMRTYRRMGIAEKLMRQALFGLREVYKAEYVMLHVRQSNRAALHLYRDTLQFDVLSIEQGYYQDGEDAYAMKKVLVLDDLLPSKFQKAEVEDNLTSDLLEDILQEGLENVIV; translated from the coding sequence atgCCGGTAAATATCAGAAGAGCTACGATTGAAGATATCATTTGCATGCAGAATGCAAATTTGCATAACCTTCCTGAAAACTACATGTTGAAATATTACATGTACCACATCCTATCATGGCCAGAAGCATCAATTGTAGCTACCACAACAGATGATTTTCATAGCGAGCTGGATAATTTGGTCGAAGACGGCTATGATTTGCAAAGACCTGTGGATGGCCCCCGCGTGAAACTGGATCCAACCTATGTGGCCAATGGCGAAAAGCTAGTTGGCTACGTCCTAGCCAAGATGAACGATGATCCCGAATCACAGTCCGAGCCTCCAAATGGCCACATCACCTCCCTCAGTGTAATGAGAACCTATCGAAGGATGGGCATCGCAGAGAAACTTATGAGACAAGCTCTCTTTGGTCTTCGCGAAGTGTATAAGGCAGAGTACGTCATGCTCCATGTGAGACAATCAAACAGAGCTGCATTACACCTGTACCGAGATACACTACAGTTTGATGTGCTATCTATCGAACAAGGTTATTACCAAGATGGCGAAGATGCATATGCCATGAAGAAAGTGCTTGTCCTCGACGACCTTCTACCTAGTAAGTTTCAAAAAGCCGAGGTAGAAGACAACCTCACCTCAGATCTCTTAGAGGATATCCTCCAAGAGGGCCTCGAAAACGTCATAGTCTGA
- a CDS encoding uncharacterized protein (similar to Ashbya gossypii AFR407C) → MIPFKKRKHKQVDPNDTALRPLKQKSTNVRGRRTKEKGKGTTDTQSDTAATHSKGNSDARSKWKSQVDGDVVFYNENVSIRLVEEQSLAAPSIADDVSGVFTSLRRQNQDAVELSQRSIQLEDFDQPPASTSTPLVSPQKQDLADPDALSARLAHSKQSDSTTGYKQRYPQQPQAPISPIYCKNPHIDYNNPYELAACLQLPRLASPGYLSLGGKSNHSSPSHSHTYQSSGAQATYQGSSISRSYHKA, encoded by the coding sequence ATGATTCCCTTCAAGAAGAGAAAGCACAAGCAGGTTGATCCCAATGATACAGCGCTAAGGCCGTTGAAGCAGAAGTCTACAAACGTTAGGGGCAGACGTACCAAGGAGAAAGGGAAAGGTACTACGGACACACAGAGCGATACAGCGGCAACACATAGTAAAGGCAATAGCGATGCTCGGTCCAAATGGAAGTCCCAAGTTGATGGCGATGTAGTTTTTTACAACGAAAACGTTTCGATTAGGCTGGTGGAAGAACAGTCTTTGGCGGCTCCGTCCATCGCGGACGATGTCAGCGGCGTATTTACATCACTACGGCGGCAAAATCAGGATGCCGTGGAACTAAGCCAGCGATCTATCCAGCTGGAGGACTTTGACCAGCCACCTGCCTCAACATCTACTCCCTTGGTCAGCCCTCAGAAACAAGATCTGGCTGACCCTGATGCCCTCAGCGCCCGCCTGGCCCACTCCAAGCAGAGCGATTCTACAACAGGCTATAAGCAACGATACCCCCAGCAACCGCAGGCTCCCATCTCCCCCATATATTGCAAGAACCCCCATATAGACTACAACAATCCCTACGAACTTGCTGCATGCCTTCAGCTCCCACGACTAGCCTCTCCGGGCTATCTGAGCCTGGGCGGCAAGTCCAACCATAGCTCCCCGTCCCATTCACACACTTACCAATCAAGTGGCGCGCAGGCCACATACCAAGGCTCAAGCATCAGCAGGAGCTATCACAAAGCGTGA
- the VPS29 gene encoding retromer subunit VPS29 (similar to Ashbya gossypii AFR411C 1-intron), which translates to MLLLALSDAYIPDRAIGLPSEFKKLLNVPNKIGQVVLLGNCTRSYQFLKFVNDITSDVTIVRGEFDNATIATAQNLKEEIPMSTIIKQGEFKIGCCNGYTLVPKSDPLSLLVLARQLDVDIMLWGGTHSVEAYTLEGKFFINPGSCTGAYSSDWPLQDDVLEGVFNPEGQENGTLSQEQASPEAPSSSISNKQNASDEPKLSENSNSNGTNVGEKNEDNPKTEDFENSEDDEDIDEVDINGGCIPSFCLLDISASICTLYIYTFVCGEVKVDKVVYKKE; encoded by the exons ATGCTCCTTTTGGCACTAAGTGATGCATATATACCAGATCGAGCGATT GGCTTGCCATCTGAGTTTAAGAAACTATTAAATGTACCAAATAAGATAGGCCAAGTTGTTCTCCTGGGTAATTGTACTAGGTCTTACCAATTTCTAAAGTTTGTTAACGATATCACAAGTGATGTTACTATTGTACGTGGAGAATTTGATAATGCGACGATCGCTACCGCACAAAACTTGAAGGAAGAAATACCAATGAGTACTATAATTAAACAGGGGGAGTTCAAGATCGGTTGCTGCAATGGTTATACGTTAGTGCCGAAGAGTGATCCGCTTTCACTGCTTGTGCTGGCGAGGCAGCTGGATGTGGACATTATGCTTTGGGGTGGGACTCACAGTGTTGAAGCATATACGCTAGAAGGTAAATTCTTTATCAACCCTGGGTCTTGCACTGGTGCTTATAGTTCAGATTGGCCACTGCAAGATGATGTTTTGGAGGGTGTCTTTAATCCGGAAGGCCAGGAGAATGGCACGTTATCTCAAGAACAGGCTTCTCCCGAGGCTCCAAGCAGTAGTATAAGTAACAAACAAAATGCATCTGACGAACCTAAGCTTAGTGAGAACTCGAATAGTAACGGAACCAATGTTGGTGAAAAAAACGAGGACAACCCTAAAACTGAGGATTTTGAGAATTCtgaagacgatgaagatattgatgaagtgGACATCAACGGTGGCTGTATACCAAGTTTTTGTCTGTTAGATATTTCAGCTTCCATTTGCACTCTGTATATTTACACATTTGTTTGTGGAGAGGTTAAGGTAGACAAAGTTGTCTATAAGAAAGAGTGA
- the RPB2 gene encoding DNA-directed RNA polymerase II subunit RPB2 (similar to Ashbya gossypii AFR404C), which yields MSEYYEDDAYVYEDDDDDAPITAEDSWTVISAFFREKGLVSQQLDSFNQFINYTIQDLILEDSTLILEQLAQHTTESDNISRKYEISFGKIYLAKPSMTESDGVSHAMYPQEARLRNLTYASGLFVEIKKRTYEAVDVPGRDLKYEIIQEESEDSEEGKIFIGRVPIMLRSKYCLLDDLSESDLYRLKECPFDMGGYFIINGSEKVLIAQERSAGNIVQVFKKSAPSPISHVAEIRSALEKGSRFISTLQVKLYGREGSTSRTIKATLPYIKQDVPIVIIFRALGIIPDGEILEHICYDQNDWQMLEMLKPCVEEGFVIQDRETALDFIGRRGTALGIKKEKRIQYAKDILQKEFLPHITQLEGFESRKAFFLGYMINRLLLCALDRKDQDDRDHFGKKRLDLAGPLLAQLFKTLFRKLTRDILRFMQRSVEEAKDFNLKLAVKATTITAGLKYALATGNWGEQKKAMSSRAGVSQVLNRYTYSSTLSHLRRTNTPIGRDGKLAKPRQLHNTHWGLVCPAETPEGQACGLVKNLSLMSCISVGTDPVPIITFLNEWGMEPLEDYVPHQSPDATRVFVNGVWHGIHRNPARLVDTIRKLRRKGDITAEVSIVRDIREKELKIFTDAGRVYRPLFVVAESLHNDGHKELKVRKGHIRKLMLTEYQDIEGGFEEEDINYTWTSLLNEGIVEYIDAEEEETILIAMQQEDLDPNVPQTADPSDELDPARRIKAIHHSNTFTHCEIHPSMILGVAASIIPFPDHNQSPRNTYQSAMGKQAMGVFLTNYNVRMDTMANILYYPQKPLGTTRAMEYLKFRELPAGQNAIVAIACYSGYNQEDSMIMNQSSIDRGLFRSLFFRSYMDQEKRIGMSITESFEKPHRTNTLRMKHGTYDKLDDDGLIAPGVRVSGDDMIIGKTTPIPPDAEELGQRTAFHSKRDASTPLRSTENGIVDQVLITTNQEGLKFVKVRVRTTKVPQIGDKFASRHGQKGTIGITYRREDMPFTSEGVVPDLIINPHAIPSRMTVAHLIECLLSKVAALSGNEGDASPFTDITVDGISRLLREHGYQSRGFEVMYNGHTGKKLMAQIFFGPTYYQRLRHMVDDKIHARARGPMQVLTRQPVEGRSRDGGLRFGEMERDCMIAHGAAAFLKERLMEASDAFRVHICGICGLMTVVAKLKHNQFECRGCKNKIDIFQVHIPYAAKLLFQELMAMNIAPRLYTDRSRDF from the coding sequence ATGTCTGAATACTATGAGGATGATGCATATGTTTACGAggatgatgacgatgacgcCCCAATCACTGCGGAAGATTCCTGGACAGTGATTTCTGCGTTCTTCCGTGAGAAGGGTTTGGTGTCGCAACAGTTGGATTCTTTCAATCAGTTTATCAACTATACTATACAGGATCTGATTTTGGAGGATAGCACTTTAATTTTGGAGCAATTGGCGCAACATACGACGGAATCGGATAATATCAGTAGGAAATATGAAATATCATTTGGGAAGATTTATTTGGCCAAGCCGTCAATGACGGAGTCTGATGGTGTTTCGCATGCTATGTACCCACAGGAAGCTCGGTTGAGGAATCTTACATATGCTTCGGGGCTTTTTGTCGAAATCAAAAAGAGGACGTACGAGGCGGTAGATGTTCCAGGACGAGACTTGAAGTACGAGATTATTCAAGAGGAGAGTGAGGACTCCGAGGAGGGTAAGATTTTTATTGGAAGAGTGCCTATCATGTTGCGTTCGAAGTATTGTCTGCTCGATGACCTGTCGGAGTCAGACTTGTACCGGTTGAAGGAGTGCCCCTTTGATATGGGTGGAtactttattattaatggATCGGAGAAAGTGTTAATTGCGCAGGAACGTTCTGCCGGTAATATTGTACAAGTTTTCAAGAAGTCTGCTCCTTCTCCGATTTCCCATGTTGCAGAAATTAGGTCGGCATTGGAAAAGGGTTCTCGCTTCATTAGCACTTTACAGGTCAAGTTGTATGGTCGTGAAGGCAGTACCTCTCGTACCATTAAGGCCACTCTGCCCTATATTAAGCAGGATGTTCCGATTGTTATAATTTTCAGAGCTTTGGGCATCATTCCCGATGGTGAAATCTTGGAACATATCTGCTATGATCAAAATGACTGGCAGATGTTGGAAATGTTAAAGCCATGTGTGGAAGAGGGTTTTGTTATTCAAGATAGAGAAACAGCATTAGACTTCATTGGTCGTCGTGGTACAGCTTTGGGTAttaagaaggaaaagagAATTCAGTATGCAAAGGATATCCTACAGAAAGAATTTTTACCGCACATCACGCAGCTGGAAGGGTTCGAAAGTAGGAAGGCGTTTTTCCTTGGCTATATGATTAATAGATTACTACTTTGTGCTTTAGATCGTAAGGACCAGGATGATCGTGACCActttggaaagaaaagattGGATTTGGCTGGCCCATTGTTAGCTCAACTTTTTAAGACCTTATTCAGAAAACTGACTAGGGATATTCTACGTTTCATGCAAAGATCTGTGGAAGAAGCTAAGGATTTCAACTTAAAACTTGCAGTGAAGGCAACCACTATTACTGCAGGTTTGAAATACGCTTTGGCTACAGGTAATTGGGGTGAGCAGAAGAAAGCAATGTCATCTAGAGCAGGTGTTTCTCAAGTTTTAAATCGTTACACATATTCCTCCACCTTGTCCCATTTGAGAAGAACGAACACGCCTATTGGTCGTGATGGTAAGCTAGCAAAACCTCGTCAATTACACAACACACATTGGGGCTTGGTCTGCCCAGCTGAAACGCCTGAAGGCCAGGCCTGTGGAttggtgaaaaatttaTCTTTGATGTCTTGCATTTCTGTCGGCACAGATCCAGTTCCTATTATCACGTTCTTGAATGAGTGGGGTATGGAACCGTTGGAAGATTATGTTCCGCACCAATCACCTGATGCTACAAGAGTTTTTGTGAATGGTGTCTGGCATGGTATCCATAGAAATCCTGCCAGGCTGGTTGATACCATAAGAAAATTAAGAAGAAAGGGCGATATCACTGCTGAAGTCTCAATTGTCAGAGATATTCgtgaaaaagaattaaagaTTTTTACTGATGCTGGCAGAGTTTATAGGCCCCTTTTCGTTGTTGCCGAATCCCTACATAATGATGGTCACAAAGAGTTGAAGGTTAGAAAGGGCCATATTAGAAAATTAATGTTAACAGAATATCAGGATATCGAAGGTGGTtttgaggaagaagatataaATTACACATGGACTTCTTTGCTAAATGAAGgtattgttgaatatattgatgccgaggaagaagaaactaTTTTGATTGCCATGCAGCAGGAAGATTTAGATCCAAACGTACCACAGACGGCGGATCCAAGCGATGAACTAGATCCCGCCAGGCGTATAAAGGCAATCCATCATTCTAACACATTTACACACTGTGAAATCCATCCATCCATGATATTAGGTGTGGCTGCATCTATTATTCCATTTCCCGATCATAATCAATCGCCCCGTAATACCTATCAGTCTGCTATGGGTAAACAAGCAATGGGTGTGTTTTTGACTAATTATAATGTCCGTATGGATACAATGGCTAATATTCTATACTATCCACAAAAACCACTGGGTACCACTCGTGCAATGGAGTATCTAAAATTCAGAGAGTTACCAGCAGGACAAAACGCTATTGTTGCCATTGCTTGTTATTCCGGTTATAACCAAGAAGATTCTATGATCATGAATCAATCTTCTATCGACAGAGGGTTGTTTAGATCCTTGTTCTTTAGATCATATATGGACCAAGAAAAGAGAATTGGTATGTCTATTACTGAATCTTTCGAAAAACCACATCGTACAAACACTCTAAGAATGAAGCACGGTACTTATGATAAACTTGATGATGACGGGTTGATTGCACCTGGTGTAAGAGTTTCAGGTGATGATATGATCATTGGTAAAACCACACCCATTCCACCTGATGCTGAAGAGCTTGGACAGAGGACTGCGTTCCACTCGAAACGCGATGCATCGACTCCTCTAAGATCCACTGAAAACGGTATCGTTGATCAGGTCTTGATTACTACTAATCAAGAGGGCTTAAAATTTGTTAAAGTTAGAGTTAGAACAACTAAGGTGCCTCAAATTGGTGACAAATTTGCATCCCGCCATGGTCAAAAAGGTACCATTGGTATTACCTATCGTAGAGAAGATATGCCTTTCACTTCAGAGGGTGTAGTCCCCGATTTAATTATCAATCCGCATGCTATTCCATCTCGTATGACAGTCGCGCATTTAATCGAATGTTTGTTAAGTAAAGTAGCGGCTCTTTCTGGTAACGAAGGTGATGCCTCTCCATTTACAGACATTACTGTGGATGGTATATCTAGGTTGCTTCGTGAACATGGGTACCAGTCCCGTGGCTTTGAAGTGATGTATAATGGGCACACCGGTAAGAAACTTATGGCacagattttttttggccCTACTTACTACCAAAGATTAAGACACATGGTGGATGACAAAATCCATGCTAGAGCTCGTGGCCCTATGCAGGTATTGACCAGACAACCTGTGGAAGGTAGGTCCAGGGATGGTGGGTTAAGATTTGGTGAAATGGAACGTGACTGTATGATTGCACACGGTGCAGCTGCTTTCCTAAAGGAGAGGTTGATGGAGGCCTCTGATGCATTCAGAGTACATATATGTGGCATCTGTGGTTTGATGACTGTTGTGGCAAAATTAAAACACAACCAATTTGAATGCCGTGGGTGCAAGAACAAGATTGatattttccaagttcATATTCCTTATGCAGCGAAGTTACTCTTCCAAGAATTGATGGCAATGAACATCGCTCCTCGTCTATACACGGATCGTTCAAGggatttttaa
- the MRP20 gene encoding mitochondrial 54S ribosomal protein uL23m (similar to Ashbya gossypii AFR405W), whose amino-acid sequence MPRLSNFFRGASRSLATVTKEVTEEVTQGEVGKMSVQEKIFKLTENAIAEGKAHFRVGGKQLYFPKARVILLRPNAKHTPYQAKFIVPKSFNKLDLRDYLFHIYGLRVLNVTTQLMHGKFVRERLLGPRYRAPQIKKMTVDMMEPFIWPEEPKETRAWMVPYYKELGIYANDKMRMGSDAERPSTAFGGALGPYKAVAQPFVPKRLQSQIINKKNRMQAKLAYLSKLLKVDRYAS is encoded by the coding sequence ATGCCACGTTTGAGTAATTTTTTTAGGGGGGCAAGCAGGAGCCTTGCGACGGTGACAAAGGAGGTGACAGAGGAGGTGACGCAGGGTGAGGTTGGTAAGATGTCGGTACAGGAGAAGATCTTCAAGTTGACTGAGAATGCGATAGCGGAGGGTAAGGCGCACTTCCGTGTGGGTGGGAAACAATTGTATTTCCCTAAGGCACGGGTGATTTTGTTGAGGCCTAATGCGAAGCATACGCCGTACCAGGCGAAGTTTATTGTTCCCAAGTCGTTCAATAAGCTAGATCTTCGGGATTACCTATTTCACATATACGGGTTGCGTGTGTTAAACGTAACTACACAGCTTATGCATGGGAAGTTCGTGCGTGAGAGGCTGTTAGGGCCGAGGTATCGGGCGCCGCAGATTAAGAAGATGACGGTGGACATGATGGAGCCCTTCATTTGGCCGGAAGAACCTAAGGAGACTCGTGCATGGATGGTTCCTTACTACAAGGAGTTGGGAATATACGCTAATGACAAGATGAGAATGGGATCGGATGCAGAAAGGCCAAGTACTGCTTTTGGAGGTGCACTGGGCCCTTATAAGGCTGTTGCACAGCCATTTGTCCCAAAGAGACTGCAGAGTCAGATtatcaacaagaagaaTAGAATGCAAGCCAAACTGGCATACCTAAGTAAGCTTCTGAAGGTGGACAGATATGCTTCCTAG
- the DIA4 gene encoding putative serine--tRNA ligase DIA4 (similar to Ashbya gossypii AFR412C), whose protein sequence is MQGYRCHNMVIRRFLHTHIPCYLPLRKPQFDTKAIVAQLQSFLKAVEERDVVSADELISQLKLLPEQQKHSNAIDKAIKDIQIRRKKLEAAIKSDQSEAHTLKQPLKQLKQEFQELTEKQKTIKDSMLQTCLSLPNLTATDVPSSEPEVVSWINPKDNYTADPRREHQKIMIRKGMVDFQTASAISGSSWYYLLNEGAMLEHALVNYVSKKARQWGFKMCLPPSIVRNEVIVACGFKPRDMNNERQIYHLSDTQLGLVATAEISLAGLGVNRTLDLTTPIGLFGVSRSYRAEAGASGRDTKGLYRVHEFTKVELFYWAKPEESALLLERLRELQTEIFTELGLSARVLNMPKNDLGSPAYKKYDIEVWMPGRGSFGEVSSASNCTDYQSRRLHTTYMNTKTGKLDYSHTLNGTAMAIPRVILAIVENFYDTKNDRINIPEVLRPYMEGLEYI, encoded by the coding sequence ATGCAAGGGTATCGATGCCACAATATGGTAATTAGGCGGTTCCTTCACACGCATATTCCTTGCTATCTCCCATTGAGGAAGCCCCAATTTGATACAAAGGCTATAGTAGCTCAGTTACAaagttttttgaaagcAGTGGAGGAAAGGGATGTAGTCTCTGCTGATGAACTGATATCACAGCTTAAATTGCTACCAGAGCAACAGAAACACAGTAATGCCATTGATAAGGCGATCAAGGACATACAGATAAGACgtaaaaaattggaagCAGCTATCAAAAGTGATCAAAGTGAAGCTCACACGCTAAAACAGCCTTTGAAACAGCTGAAACAAGAATTCCAAGAACTGACGGAGAAACAGAAAACCATTAAAGATTCCATGCTACAGACATGCCTATCTCTACCGAATCTAACTGCTACTGATGTACCTAGTAGTGAGCCCGAGGTCGTGTCTTGGATCAACCCCAAAGATAACTACACTGCAGATCCTCGTAGGGAACATCAGAAGATTATGATTCGGAAGGGCATGGTGGATTTTCAAACGGCATCAGCCATCTCGGGGTCATCATGgtattatttgttgaacGAAGGTGCCATGTTGGAGCACGCACTTGTGAACTATGTCAGCAAAAAGGCACGCCAATGGGGTTTCAAAATGTGTCTGCCTCCAAGTATCGTTAGAAATGAAGTCATCGTTGCGTGTGGTTTTAAGCCCAGAGACATGAACAATGAACGACAAATCTACCATTTGAGCGATACTCAGCTTGGCTTAGTAGCAACTGCTGAAATATCCTTAGCTGGGTTAGGTGTAAACAGAACTTTGGATCTTACAACCCCCATAGGTCTCTTTGGTGTAAGCCGTAGCTACAGAGCAGAAGCGGGTGCCAGTGGTCGGGACACCAAAGGCCTATATAGGGTACACGAATTTACCAAAGTTGAATTGTTCTACTGGGCCAAACCAGAGGAGAGTGCCCTGCTTTTAGAGAGATTAAGGGAATTACAAACAGAAATATTTACCGAACTAGGCCTATCAGCAAGAGTGCTAAACATGCCAAAGAATGATCTTGGTTCCCCTGcatataaaaaatatgacaTTGAAGTATGGATGCCAGGAAGAGGGTCATTTGGCGAGGTATCCAGTGCGTCAAATTGTACCGATTACCAAAGCAGGCGGTTGCACACCACATATATGAATACTAAAACTGGTAAGTTGGATTACAGTCATACGTTAAACGGTACTGCCATGGCGATCCCACGGGTAATCTTAGCCATCGTGGAAAACTTCTATGACACAAAAAACGATAGAATAAATATTCCAGAGGTTCTACGTCCATATATGGAGGGAttagaatatatatga
- the TRS31 gene encoding TRAPP subunit TRS31 (similar to Ashbya gossypii AFR408C) — protein MDQIINPSTSNVNKLQGSLGYDYTVGPQPTLPTDEKPLQSRLYNESLLDKNKQVSLSAFTFLFQEMVAQQRDSSKTVVEIEGKLNALGYTIGIRLIELLNFRESVPAKVSQSDSQDSVASSIPNMKKRPLKILDILQYIHSNLWKYLFDKPSDDLVKSSERDNEYMIVDNEPQWTQFIYGTSIQCESFTGGIIEGVLDHAGFPCRVTVHTDPEGVFDQRTVYLIQFRKQVVEREYLRF, from the coding sequence ATGGATCAAATAATCAACCCCAGTACTAGCAACGTCAACAAACTGCAAGGGTCGTTAGGATATGACTACACAGTGGGCCCGCAGCCCACGCTTCCCACAGACGAAAAACCCCTCCAGTCAAGGCTCTACAATGAGTCCCTACTTGATAAAAATAAGCAAGTATCACTTTCTGCATTCACATTTTTGTTCCAAGAAATGGTAGCACAACAGAGGGACTCCTCCAAGACCGTTGTGGAGATTGAGGGCAAATTGAACGCTTTGGGATACACGATCGGCATCAGATTGATAGAATTACTCAACTTCCGTGAATCGGTGCCAGCCAAAGTAAGTCAATCTGACTCTCAGGATTCTGTAGCATCTTCTATACCCAACATGAAGAAACGCCCACTCAAGATATTGGACATTCTACAGTACATCCATTCAAATCTGTGGAAATATCTATTTGATAAGCCTAGCGACGATCTCGTCAAGAGCTCCGAGCGGGATAACGAGTATATGATTGTAGACAACGAGCCACAGTGGACACAGTTCATCTACGGTACCTCTATCCAGTGTGAATCGTTTACTGGAGGGATTATAGAAGGTGTCTTGGACCATGCAGGGTTTCCGTGCCGCGTGACGGTCCATACGGACCCTGAAGGCGTATTTGATCAACGAACTGTTTACTTGATCCAGTTCAGAAAACAGGTTGTGGAAAGAGAGTATTTaagattttag
- the MRPL23 gene encoding mitochondrial 54S ribosomal protein uL13m (similar to Ashbya gossypii AFR403W) — MSQKLGHTGLAFARIWHHVDLAKDRRSLGRIASSIAVTLIGKHKPVYHPSMDCGDYVVVTNAQNIVVTGNKWQDKNYWSHSGKPGHLKLRSMETVVANKGYGEILKKAVSGMLPKNRLRKLRLARLKVYDGSEHPYKDNITAFVDDQVQVNDKADQ; from the coding sequence ATGTCACAGAAACTGGGCCATACAGGGTTAGCATTTGCCAGGATTTGGCATCATGTGGATTTGGCCAAAGATAGAAGATCGTTGGGCAGAATCGCTTCGAGCATCGCCGTCACACTAATTGGGAAACACAAGCCCGTATACCACCCAAGCATGGATTGTGGGGATTATGTGGTGGTGACCAATGCACAGAATATTGTGGTTACTGGTAATAAATGGCAGGACAAGAACTATTGGTCTCATAGCGGTAAACCTGGCCATTTGAAGCTTAGGTCGATGGAAACGGTGGTTGCAAACAAGGGCTATGGTgagatattgaagaaggcCGTCAGTGGTATGCTTCCCAAGAATAGACTGCGTAAGTTACGATTAGCGAGGCTAAAAGTGTATGACGGTAGCGAACACCCATATAAGGATAATATTACCGCGTTTGTGGATGACCAAGTCCAGGTCAATGACAAAGCGGATCAATGA
- the RPB7 gene encoding DNA-directed RNA polymerase II subunit RPB7 (similar to Ashbya gossypii AFR402C), whose protein sequence is MFFFKDLSLNITLHPSYFGPRMREYLKTKLLQEVEGTCTGKFGYILCVLDCENIEIERGRILPTDGSAEFTVKYRAVVWKPFKGEVVDGIVSSCTNLGFEVDVGPLSVFVSPFLMPDDLTFNSGSNPPSYQSSEQIITKGSRVRLKIVGARSEVNSIYAIGSIKEDYLGVI, encoded by the coding sequence atgttcttctttaaagatttATCGTTGAATATAACGCTTCATCCTTCATATTTTGGTCCCAGGATGAGGGAGTACTTGAAAACCAAGTTGCTGCAGGAAGTCGAAGGTACTTGTACGGGTAAGTTTGGGTATATTCTATGTGTACTGGATTGTGAGAACATTGAGATAGAACGTGGGAGAATTCTACCAACGGACGGGTCCGCAGAGTTCACTGTTAAATATAGGGCAGTAGTATGGAAACCTTTTAAAGGAGAAGTTGTTGATGGTATTGTATCGAGCTGTACGAATTTAGGTTTTGAGGTGGATGTTGGACCTCTTAGTGTTTTCGTTTCTCCTTTTCTAATGCCCGATGATTTGACATTTAACAGTGGTTCAAATCCCCCTTCGTATCAATCGTCTGAACAGATTATTACCAAAGGTTCCAGAGTCAGGTTGAAGATTGTTGGTGCAAGAAGTGAGGTTAATTCTATCTACGCCATTGGTAGTATCAAAGAAGATTACTTAGGTGTAATTTAG
- a CDS encoding uncharacterized protein (similar to Ashbya gossypii AFR406C) — MSLEAQHLGLSSLNPLLLRFWCLYAILKLPLWKYLWFPFGNFISLGFWIVLCSEICKQFQATLEQHDLWKVQNYRAHSHTAGSRWGYGITEFFRNIKDRKEKDLFLFGKCTQTVLELSSNWEFPCVIDSIFSSLLLWVDAFTNDETHGILSTFRSYFPEKGPAEDYDMLDDVLRDAKTTKG; from the coding sequence ATGTCTCTAGAAGCGCAACATCTGGGGTTATCCTCGTTAAATCCACTATTATTAAGGTTTTGGTGTTTGTATGCGATTCTTAAGCTGCCATTATGGAAGTATCTTTGGTTTCCCTTTGGGAACTTTATATCGCTAGGGTTCTGGATAGTGCTATGCAGTGAGATATGCAAACAGTTTCAGGCCACATTAGAACAGCATGATCTATGGAAGGTGCAGAACTATCGAGCACACAGCCATACAGCTGGTTCAAGGTGGGGGTATGGGATTACGGAATTTTTCAGGAACATAAAGGATCGTAAGGAGAAGGATCTGTTTCTGTTTGGGAAATGCACGCAGACAGTTTTAGAACTCAGTAGTAACTGGGAGTTTCCATGTGTTATCGACAGTATATTCTCAAGTCTTCTCCTTTGGGTTGATGCATTTACGAACGATGAAACGCATGGCATCCTTTCGACTTTCAGGTCTTATTTCCCGGAGAAAGGGCCTGCAGAGGATTACGATATGCTGGATGATGTACTGAGAGACGCAAAAACAACCAAGGGTTGA